In Topomyia yanbarensis strain Yona2022 chromosome 2, ASM3024719v1, whole genome shotgun sequence, one DNA window encodes the following:
- the LOC131681189 gene encoding uncharacterized protein LOC131681189 encodes MADERKFSELELTKQNIVDSMALLEYYAKEFDKDSKFAGQVEAWAEKLEKFYDEFHRTVVKLEMFSTDKEPIDLKKERQLFDGRYYALRSFYLAKLAKKTRSPPSANPAPSRPMNIRLPELNLPKFSGKLEDWCVFRDSFESAVGSRSDISAVEKMHYLKGLVQGEAARILDPIKISEQGYKDAWRTLRLRFENNRQLIKCHIRTLFDTPAMRKESAEDLLALIDRFEQQISVLKSLGEPADRWSSILVYQLSIRLDPCTLREWENHCSKLDADNIASVLGGTAGTSEDTSTGASTSMPSYVTMVNFLQNYARVLQAVSSATSNTAPPRSKPNPTSKLAAFPVAATQQTAVSSTPSSSASKPKPCDKCGESHYLYSCPEFRKLNLRQRIDLVRQKNLCINCLRSSSHYARNCSGSRCRTCTKKHHTLLHTEPSDDNPASGQATGSTCCVALQPTLTAASALHAPNSLSPQSVSQAPIQQPSTSTSIANLSHIHAPSMSSQTALVSHTGEVIPGTVFLPTALVNIRNGRGRIVTARCLLDCASQRNFVSGALCERLQLPRIRLPHAIPISGIGNTTTLVEYQATITISSRVTPFSVQCSMLVLPSITVKLPQSTVEARHWPIPKHVELADPTFAVTGDIDMILGAAHFFQILRYGRISLGEELPLLQNTEFGWVVSGECLLENHDHSDPRKCQFSNPCTIDELVNRFWQLEEVHDAKGWSPSERYCEEHFLKNTTRNSEGRYVVKLPKRDELLWQLKDNKYNATRRFFSLERSLGASPDKKAMYQQFIHEYVRLGHMREIGPDEIDAQPQYYLPHHAVMKLDSTTTKLRTVFDASCRSKSGISLNDVLLPGPTIQDTLVTIVLRFRIHQFVLSADIEKMYRQILVHPTDQPLQRILWRDDPEAPLKSYQLRTVTYGTSSAPFLATRVLQKLADDEGQHFPLAEPAVRHDFYVDNLLSGSDDAESLAVTCNQLIAMLACAGLPLRQWSSNCQAILDTIPLELRETKTLLDLDHESSVTALGLRWEPSTDFLSFKTPNWKECTVLNKRTILSQISSLFDPLGLIGPTIAKAKIMLQSLWKLHLDWDTPVANGFAHEWHEFHQKFSALAHLRVSRHVLRPGYDRLEIHGFSDASESAYGACIYLRSIPAEGPCTVRLVISKSKVAPMGTQTIPRLELCAAQLLSRLLKQVQDSIDITATTYLWTDSSIVLNWISATPSTWKTFVANRVAEIQELTSHAVWNHVPSEDNPADLVSRGMDLDELLASALWWNGPQWLKLIFAPWPAKYVVATSNSDQPEVRQTIALPVVSVEPSDIVDRYSSLRQLLRIGTLLRRFAANCLHRKNHQPILVGPLTALDIDRTLLNLVRRIQQQYFANEIRQLETVGKVNRKSKLRYLHPTLVDGIIRVGGRLHNAAIPVDGRHPIVLPKHRFTDMIATREHHKTLHAGPSLLLSSLRQRFWPLGGRNLVRNIVHGCMVCARAKPKPLQQLMGDLPSVRVNQAYPFQNVGVDLAGPMYVRTSLRNKRSPFFKAYITVYVCMATKAVHLDLVSDLTTSTFIASLRRFVGRRGKPAHIYCDNATNFVGAQRELEELRKLFRTQVHQDAVANECADNGIQFHFIPPRSPTFGGIWEACVKSVKTLLRKILGNAHLTESELQTALIQVESMLNSRPITPLPDNPSDELALTPGHFLIGRPLNAVPDPDCREVPESRLSRWERVQQLTQHFWSRWHKEYLATLQSRYRWTEAMDNLAVGSIVALKDERAPPLKWPLGRVLSVHPGPDGLVRVATVKSTFGIVQRAIPKLCLLPVEVAPPIVAPSPSPTSSPTSTTPNEGPCSGNRAAGRDPGPCSGNRAAGRDPGPCSGYRAAGRAPGPYSGK; translated from the coding sequence ATGGCCGACGAGAGGAAATTCAGTGAGTTGGAGCTGACGAAGCAGAATATTGTCGATTCAATGGCTTTGTTGGAATATTATGCGAAGGAGTTCGACAAGGACAGTAAGTTTGCGGGCCAAGTAGAAGCGTGGGCGGAAAAGTTGGAGAAATTTTACGACGAGTTTCACCGGACGGTGGTGAAATTGGAGATGTTTTCCACCGATAAAGAGCCAATCGACCTGAAAAAGGAACGGCAGTTGTTCGACGGTCGCTATTATGCTCTTCGGTCCTTCTACTTGGCCAAACTGGCGAAGAAAACACGTTCTCCCCCTTCTGCCAACCCCGCACCATCGAGACCAATGAACATCAGGCTTCCGGAGCTTAACCTACCCAAGTTTAGCGGTAAGTTGGAAGACTGGTGTGTTTTTCGCGATTCATTTGAATCCGCAGTAGGTTCCCGGAGCGACATCAGTGCGGTCGAGAAGATGCACTATCTGAAGGGCCTCGTTCAAGGAGAGGCAGCGCGCATTCTCGACCCTATCAAAATAAGCGAGCAGGGCTACAAGGACGCTTGGCGAACGTTGCGGCTGCGTTTTGAGAACAACCGGCAGTTAATCAAGTGTCACATTCGGACGCTTTTCGACACTCCAGCGATGCGCAAGGAATCAGCTGAAGATCTGCTTGCGCTGATCGATCGCTTCGAGCAGCAGATCTCCGTTCTGAAGAGCTTGGGTGAACCAGCAGACCGATGGAGCTCTATCCTGGTTTACCAGCTATCTATACGCCTCGATCCTTGTACGCTCCGGGAATGGGAGAACCACTGTAGCAAACTCGATGCTGACAACATCGCTTCGGTTCTGGGAGGAACCGCCGGCACATCAGAGGACACAAGCACTGGTGCGTCAACTTCAATGCCATCATACGTGACGATGGTAAACTTCCTCCAGAACTACGCTCGAGTTTTGCAAGCAGTTTCTTCAGCCACTTCGAACACCGCTCCTCCTCGCAGCAAGCCAAATCCGACATCCAAGCTAGCAGCCTTTCCAGTCGCAGCTACACAGCAAACTGCAGTATCCAGTACACCCTCTTCCAGCGCCAGCAAGCCGAAGCCGTGCGACAAGTGCGGTGAGAGTCACTACCTGTACAGCTGTCCGGAATTTCGGAAACTCAACCTTCGCCAACGGATCGATCTGGTAAGACAGAAAAACCTTTGCATTAACTGTTTGAGATCGAGTTCCCATTATGCCCGGAACTGTTCTGGGTCAAGATGCCGTACATGTACCAAGAAGCACCACACGCTTCTTCATACTGAGCCCTCTGACGACAATCCCGCTTCTGGTCAAGCCACCGGATCAACTTGCTGTGTTGCCCTCCAGCCGACTCTCACCGCAGCATCTGCGCTGCATGCTCCAAACTCACTGTCACCCCAGTCTGTTTCGCAAGCTCCCATCCAGCAACCGTCTACCTCTACCTCAATCGCAAACTTATCCCACATTCATGCGCCTTCCATGAGTTCTCAGACTGCCCTCGTATCACATACTGGTGAAGTGATTCCTGGAACCGTTTTCCTTCCGACTGCGCTAGTGAATATCCGTAACGGTAGAGGTCGCATCGTCACTGCTCGTTGCTTGCTGGACTGTGCTTCCCAACGCAACTTTGTTTCTGGGGCTCTTTGCGAACGACTGCAGCTTCCTCGCATCCGATTGCCGCATGCTATCCCGATAAGCGGAATCGGAAACACTACAACGCTGGTTGAATACCAGGCCACGATAACCATCTCCTCTCGAGTCACTCCCTTCTCCGTACAATGCTCCATGCTCGTTCTGCCTTCCATTACCGTCAAGCTGCCCCAGTCGACGGTAGAAGCCCGCCACTGGCCGATTCCAAAGCACGTGGAGCTTGCAGATCCAACATTCGCTGTTACTGGCGACATCGACATGATTCTGGGTGCCGCCCATTTCTTCCAAATTCTTCGATACGGCAGGATATCACTCGGGGAAGAGTTACCGCTTCTGCAGAACACAGAGTTCGGTTGGGTCGTCTCCGGAGAGTGTTTATTGGAAAACCACGATCACAGCGATCCACGCAAGTGCCAGTTCAGTAATCCCTGCACAATCGATGAATTGGTCAACCGATTCTGGCAGCTCGAAGAAGTCCACGATGCAAAGGGATGGTCTCCGTCGGAACGATACTGTGAGGAACATTTCTTGAAGAACACCACCCGCAACTCCGAAGGCCGCTACGTCGTCAAGCTGCCCAAGCGTGACGAGCTGCTTTGGCAGTTAAAGGACAACAAATACAACGCCACCCGCCGCTTCTTCTCTCTGGAACGATCACTCGGTGCGAGTCCCGATAAGAAGGCGATGTATCAGCAGTTCATCCACGAGTACGTGAGATTGGGACATATGCGGGAGATTGGCCCCGATGAAATCGACGCGCAACCGCAATACTACCTTCCACACCACGCTGTGATGAAACTCGACAGCACCACTACAAAGCTTCGTACCGTATTCGACGCATCATGCCGCTCGAAGTCCGGTATCTCGCTGAACGATGTCCTGCTTCCTGGTCCCACAATCCAGGACACTCTCGTGACGATTGTCCTCCGTTTTCGAATCCACCAGTTCGTGTTATCTGCggacattgaaaaaatgtacCGGCAGATTTTGGTCCATCCCACCGACCAACCGCTGCAGCGAATTCTCTGGCGCGACGATCCCGAGGCTCCACTGAAGAGCTACCAGCTCCGCACCGTCACATACGGCACAAGCagtgctccatttttggcaactaggGTGCTGCAGAAGCTCGCCGATGATGAAGGGCAACATTTTCCGCTGGCGGAACCCGCTGTCCGCCACGACTTCTACGTCGACAATTTGCTGTCCGGTTCTGACGATGCTGAATCTCTCGCCGTTACCTGCAACCAGCTCATTGCAATGCTCGCATGCGCAGGACTTCCTCTCCGACAATGGTCTTCGAATTGTCAAGCTATTCTTGATACCATTCCGTTGGAGCTCCGAGAGACGAAAACACTACTCGATTTGGACCACGAGTCCTCCGTGACTGCACTTGGCCTCCGCTGGGAACCGTCGACCGATTTTCTTTCGTTCAAGACGCCGAATTGGAAGGAATGCACGGTTCTGAACAAACGAACGATCCTCTCTCAGATCAGCAGTCTTTTCGACCCCTTAGGTTTGATTGGACCGACCATTGCAAAGGCGAAAATCATGCTGCAGAGTCTTTGGAAGCTCCATCTCGACTGGGACACACCCGTGGCTAACGGATTCGCTCACGAATGGCACGAATTTCACCAGAAGTTTTCAGCACTTGCCCACCTTCGAGTTTCTCGCCATGTGTTACGTCCGGGTTACGACCGCTTGGAGATTCACGGGTTCAGCGACGCTTCAGAGTCTGCATATGGTGCATGCATCTATCTCCGGTCAATACCTGCCGAGGGCCCTTGTACAGTTCGCTTGGTGATTTCTAAGTCCAAGGTCGCTCCGATGGGGACTCAAACCATTCCACGCCTCGAGCTATGCGCAGCTCAACTCCTGTCCAGACTTCTGAAACAAGTTCAGGACAGCATCGACATCACCGCAACCACATATCTGTGGACCGATTCTTCCATCGTCTTGAACTGGATATCCGCAACTCCATCGACATGGAAAACGTTCGTAGCCAACCGAGTGGCTGAAATCCAAGAGCTGACGTCTCACGCCGTTTGGAATCACGTCCCATCCGAAGACAATCCCGCTGATCTCGTTTCTCGAGGAATGGACCTCGATGAACTCCTTGCCAGTGCACTGTGGTGGAACGGACCGCAGTGGCTGAAACTAATATTCGCTCCTTGGCCAGCGAAGTACGTCGTAGCGACCTCAAACTCAGACCAACCGGAGGTCCGACAGACTATTGCCCTTCCGGTCGTGAGCGTAGAACCGTCAGATATCGTCGATCGCTATTCCAGTCTTCGTCAGCTACTTCGGATCGGCACACTTCTTCGACGTTTCGCCGCTAATTGTCTCCACCGTAAGAATCACCAGCCTATTCTTGTCGGCCCGTTGACGGCTCTTGACATTGATCGCACTCTGCTCAATCTGGTCCGTCGCATACAACAGCAGTACTTTGCCAACGAGATACGCCAACTTGAAACCGTCGGAAAAGTAAACCGTAAATCCAAGCTACGGTATCTGCACCCGACACTCGTAGACGGCATTATTCGTGTCGGCGGCCGGCTTCACAATGCAGCGATACCTGTCGACGGAAGACACCCGATCGTCCTCCCCAAACATCGTTTCACCGACATGATCGCCACGAGAGAACACCATAAGACGCTCCATGCCGGTCCCAGCTTACTACTATCCTCGTTGCGCCAAAGATTTTGGCCCCTCGGCGGACGGAACTTGGTTCGCAACATTGTTCACGGCTGCATGGTATGCGCACGTGCCAAACCCAAGCCGTTGCAGCAGCTGATGGGGGATCTGCCATCTGTTCGGGTCAACCAGGCGTACCCGTTTCAGAATGTTGGCGTTGACTTGGCTGGGCCAATGTACGTGAGAACGTCACTCCGAAATAAGAGATCGCCATTCTTCAAAGCCTACATCACCGTATACGTATGTATGGCTACCAAAGCCGTGCACTTGGACCTTGTGTCGGATCTGACCACTAGCACATTCATTGCGAGCCTGCGAAGATTTGTCGGCCGTAGAGGAAAGCCTGCGCATATCTACTGCGATAACGCCACGAACTTTGTTGGAGCACAGCGAGAACTGGAAGAACTGCGGAAGCTTTTCCGAACTCAAGTTCACCAAGATGCCGTAGCAAACGAATGCGCAGACAACGGAATACAGTTCCACTTCATCCCACCTCGCTCTCCCACATTCGGTGGAATCTGGGAAGCCTGCGTGAAATCCGTGAAGACCCTGCTTCGCAAAATCCTCGGAAATGCCCACCTAACCGAATCCGAGCTGCAAACCGCATTGATTCAGGTCGAGTCAATGCTAAACTCTCGCCCAATCACGCCGTTGCCGGACAATCCATCCGATGAGCTTGCTCTGACTCCAGGACATTTCCTGATTGGTCGTCCGTTGAATGCGGTACCTGATCCAGATTGCCGTGAAGTTCCTGAATCCAGGTTGTCTCGATGGGAACGAGTACAACAGCTAACTCAGCATTTCTGGAGTCGTTGGCACAAGGAGTATCTCGCTACCCTGCAAagtcgctaccgctggacagaagCCATGGACAATCTAGCCGTTGGTTCCATCGTCGCTCTCAAAGATGAGAGAGCACCGCCGTTGAAATGGCCCCTGGGACGCGTGCTCAGCGTTCATCCCGGCCCTGACGGCCTTGTTCGTGTCGCCACCGTGAAGTCGACCTTCGGCATCGTTCAACGCGCCATCCCGAAGCTCTGCTTACTTCCAGTTGAAGTAGCGCCACCCATCGTAGCACCGAGTCCCTCACCAACTAGCAGCCCTACGTCAACAACGCCAAATGAAGGCCCTTGCTCAGGGAACCGAGCCGCCGGACGAGATCCCGGCCCTTGCTCAGGGAACAGAGCCGCCGGACGAGATCCCGGCCCTTGCTCAGGGTACAGAGCCGCCGGACGAGCTCCCGGCCCCTACTCGGGGAAATGA